From a region of the Brevibacterium siliguriense genome:
- a CDS encoding CaiB/BaiF CoA transferase family protein, protein MKQSTTSEHDHHRSPAHDRLSEFLPRAGAGPLSGLVVVDFSRVLAGPYSTMMLADLGATVIKVEGPKGDDTRHWAPPVRDEDATYYLSINRNKYDIVLDFTDPEDLATAQRLAAEADIVVENFKPGGLVKYGLDYDSVSAANPTVVYASVTGFGRENPLPGYDLLMQALSGFMSVTGSPDGSPYRAGVAVFDVMTGLHTTIGILAAVQHRTLTGEGQLVETNLMSSAMSGLANQSGAYAAAGVNPTRMGNAHPSLYPYQPMATKSGEIIVAAANDGQFRILAEVVGRPDWCDDERFAAAKNRNANRHALEPELLEALQAHTAQEWFDKLSAAGLPCAPINTIAEGVEHAKSLGLSPVVDTGSGERIIPTIRNPITLSRSQVSYDLAPPELGADSDRVRAWLDSL, encoded by the coding sequence ATGAAGCAGTCGACCACTTCTGAGCACGACCACCACCGGTCGCCGGCCCATGACCGCCTCTCCGAATTCCTTCCCCGCGCGGGTGCAGGTCCGCTGTCTGGACTAGTCGTCGTCGACTTCTCCCGCGTCCTCGCCGGACCGTACTCGACGATGATGCTTGCCGATCTCGGCGCCACCGTCATTAAGGTCGAAGGACCCAAGGGCGATGACACCCGGCACTGGGCGCCGCCGGTGCGCGACGAGGATGCCACCTACTATCTGTCGATCAACCGCAACAAGTACGACATCGTCCTCGATTTCACCGATCCCGAGGACCTCGCCACGGCGCAGAGGCTCGCGGCCGAAGCCGATATCGTCGTCGAGAACTTCAAACCGGGCGGTCTGGTCAAGTACGGCCTCGACTACGACAGCGTCTCTGCAGCCAACCCGACGGTCGTCTACGCCTCGGTGACCGGCTTCGGACGGGAGAATCCTCTGCCCGGATACGACCTCCTCATGCAGGCGCTGTCCGGTTTCATGTCGGTCACCGGCAGCCCCGACGGCTCGCCGTACCGCGCCGGAGTCGCCGTCTTCGACGTCATGACCGGACTGCACACGACGATCGGCATCCTCGCCGCGGTCCAGCACCGCACGCTCACCGGCGAGGGCCAGCTGGTCGAAACCAACCTCATGTCATCGGCGATGTCCGGCCTGGCCAACCAGTCCGGTGCCTACGCGGCCGCAGGCGTCAATCCGACCCGGATGGGCAACGCCCACCCGAGCCTCTACCCCTACCAGCCGATGGCCACGAAGTCCGGTGAGATCATCGTCGCCGCCGCCAATGACGGCCAGTTCCGGATCCTCGCCGAGGTGGTCGGACGTCCCGATTGGTGCGATGACGAGCGATTCGCCGCCGCGAAGAACCGCAATGCCAACCGGCACGCCCTCGAACCCGAACTGCTCGAGGCCCTCCAAGCACACACCGCACAGGAATGGTTCGACAAGCTCTCGGCAGCCGGTCTCCCCTGCGCTCCGATCAATACGATCGCCGAAGGCGTCGAACACGCCAAGAGCCTAGGCCTGTCACCGGTCGTCGATACCGGCAGCGGCGAACGCATCATCCCGACCATCCGTAACCCGATCACTCTGTCGAGGTCGCAGGTCTCCTACGACCTCGCTCCCCCGGAGCTCGGCGCCGATTCCGATCGGGTCCGCGCCTGGCTCGACAGCCTCTAG
- a CDS encoding acyl-CoA dehydrogenase family protein has protein sequence MDNSELDDILTAVREFVREKVVPLETQVEDEDAFPEAIITESAEMGLFGWALPEEYGGLGLGAEQDALLAMELGYTTPSFRSLFGTNNGIAGQVLVNYGTDDQKSEWLPRLASGEVVASFALTESEAGSDPSGLRTKATRDGDDYIINGSKRFITNAEASDVLMVFARTDPSATGSKGISVFLVPTKSEGVTVGPHDHKMGQAGAWTSEIFFDDVRVPAANLIGGEEEKGFYAAMASLNKGRLHIAAICVGQSIRILDESVRFAAEAKQGGEPIARFQLVQAMLADIYTDVAAAKSLVLSAAQRWDAETDRKLGPSSAKLFASEALARIADKGVQIQGGMGYMRESAVERFYRHARLFRIYEGTSEVQRVVVAKQLLGGAHKPQFNL, from the coding sequence ATGGACAACTCAGAACTCGACGACATCCTCACGGCCGTCCGCGAATTCGTCCGCGAGAAGGTCGTCCCCCTCGAGACCCAGGTCGAGGACGAGGATGCCTTCCCCGAAGCCATCATCACGGAATCCGCCGAGATGGGACTCTTCGGCTGGGCCCTGCCCGAGGAGTACGGCGGCCTCGGGCTGGGCGCGGAACAGGACGCACTCCTGGCCATGGAACTCGGCTATACGACCCCGTCGTTCCGCTCGCTGTTCGGCACGAACAATGGCATTGCCGGACAGGTGCTCGTCAACTACGGCACCGATGATCAGAAGTCCGAATGGCTGCCACGGCTGGCCTCCGGCGAGGTCGTCGCCTCCTTCGCCCTCACCGAATCCGAAGCTGGTTCCGATCCGTCGGGCCTGCGGACGAAAGCCACCCGCGACGGCGATGACTACATCATCAACGGCTCCAAGCGGTTCATCACCAACGCCGAGGCCTCGGACGTCCTCATGGTCTTCGCCCGCACCGACCCGAGCGCCACCGGTTCGAAGGGCATCTCGGTCTTCCTCGTGCCCACGAAGTCCGAGGGCGTGACCGTCGGACCGCACGACCACAAGATGGGCCAGGCCGGCGCCTGGACCTCGGAGATCTTCTTCGACGACGTCCGCGTGCCCGCAGCCAACCTCATCGGCGGCGAGGAGGAGAAGGGCTTCTACGCGGCCATGGCCTCCCTGAACAAGGGACGGCTGCACATCGCAGCGATCTGCGTCGGCCAGTCGATCCGCATCCTCGACGAATCCGTGCGCTTCGCCGCTGAAGCCAAACAGGGCGGGGAGCCGATCGCCCGGTTCCAGCTCGTCCAGGCGATGCTCGCCGACATCTACACCGATGTCGCCGCCGCCAAGTCGCTCGTCCTTTCCGCAGCTCAACGCTGGGACGCCGAGACCGATCGCAAGCTCGGCCCCTCCTCGGCGAAGCTCTTCGCCTCCGAGGCACTCGCGCGCATCGCCGACAAGGGCGTGCAGATCCAGGGCGGAATGGGCTATATGCGCGAATCTGCGGTCGAACGGTTCTACCGTCACGCCCGCCTCTTCCGCATCTACGAAGGCACCTCCGAGGTCCAGCGCGTCGTCGTCGCCAAGCAGCTGCTGGGTGGCGCGCATAAGCCTCAGTTCAACCTCTGA
- the fabG gene encoding 3-oxoacyl-ACP reductase FabG, producing MTESTTANTGITITETGGVTAVPGLLNGKVAVVTGGGQGLGLAMARSLVDSGAKVVVADMNEESLQAAVAELGGESTAAGVVCNVSDLPAVEKLAEEATKAFGGVDIWVNNAGITRDATIRKMSEQQFDDVISVHLRGTWNGLKVATALMREQDRGGSIINVSSISGKVGNAGQSNYSAAKAGIVGMTKAVSKEVAFKNIRVNAIQPGFINTAMTAAMPQHAIDSKLADIPLGRAGEPEEVASVVLFLASGLSSYLTGTVTEISGGRHI from the coding sequence ATGACTGAATCCACGACCGCGAACACCGGCATCACCATAACCGAAACCGGCGGAGTCACTGCCGTTCCCGGCCTGTTGAATGGCAAGGTCGCCGTCGTCACCGGCGGCGGTCAGGGACTCGGCCTGGCAATGGCGCGCAGCCTCGTCGACTCCGGAGCCAAGGTCGTTGTCGCCGATATGAACGAGGAGAGCCTGCAGGCGGCCGTGGCCGAACTCGGCGGCGAAAGCACCGCAGCCGGCGTCGTGTGCAACGTCTCCGATCTCCCAGCCGTCGAGAAGCTCGCCGAGGAGGCCACCAAGGCCTTCGGCGGTGTCGACATCTGGGTCAACAACGCCGGCATCACCCGCGATGCGACGATCCGGAAGATGTCCGAGCAGCAGTTCGACGACGTCATCTCCGTGCACCTGCGCGGCACTTGGAACGGGCTCAAGGTCGCCACAGCACTCATGCGCGAACAGGACCGCGGCGGCTCGATCATCAATGTGTCATCCATCAGCGGCAAGGTCGGCAACGCCGGACAGTCGAACTACTCGGCGGCGAAGGCGGGCATCGTCGGCATGACGAAGGCCGTGTCGAAGGAGGTCGCGTTCAAGAACATCCGCGTCAACGCGATCCAGCCCGGCTTCATCAACACCGCGATGACCGCGGCCATGCCGCAGCACGCGATCGATTCGAAGCTCGCAGACATCCCGCTCGGCCGGGCCGGCGAACCCGAAGAGGTCGCCTCCGTGGTGCTGTTCCTCGCCTCCGGACTCTCGAGCTACCTCACCGGCACCGTCACCGAGATCTCGGGCGGCCGCCACATCTGA